ATGGGTCAACCAGCAGCTCCAACAACTCATCCAGACAATCAGAGGGCAGCCTCATGGGTCAATCAGCACCACCCGTATGTTGTTCACTCACCTGTGGACAAGCCTAGCGAGAACCCTGGTGAATCTGTGATTCATATGTTCAATTCTTGGAGCCATAGAGCTGAAACTGTAGCAAAGAACATCTGGCACAATTGTGAGTTGATCGTCCATCATagcatttctttctttctttttgttctctTGCTTTTGTTTGTGCTTGATAAATTACTATTGATATCTTGAATTGGCTTTCTTGATTGGTATTGAGAAAATGGATGATGGGATTTTGTTCCCAGAATTGAAATTATGGAGTTCTGTTTGGGTTGTATTTAgaagaattaaggaaaaaaaaatacttggGCAGTTCTTGGGATATGATGTATCATGGATGTGCAATGAAAAGTTGAtttagaaaaatagaaaagggGTTAGAGGAGGTGTTTATTGATGTTCTATTACAGTTATTTTTTTACTGGAATAAGTGATGAGTTTACGATACAATTTTCTGTTTCTTAAGTTGATATGTTTACCTTAGACATTTCATGCTGGCAGTTTTGACTCTTGAATTGCATGACTGATCATACTGAGAATAAATATAATGGTTTTATATTCCAAAACTAGAATTGAGGAGTGATGTTGATACATGAATAAGATGATTCATTTTGCTGCAGAGTTTTCtgcttttttgttgtttgtgttatgcCATTTGTGTAAAATACAGGGAACATGTGAGATTGTTATATTTGGATTGGTTGTGTTGCCATGATTGAATTATGTAGAAAGGAAAAGAGGGGCTAACTTTGTGTAATTGCAGTGAAAACTGGACCATCGGTTTCAGGAACTGCATGGGGAAAACTTAATTTGACAGCAAAGGCGTTGACTGAAGGGGGATTTGAGTCTCATTACAAGCAGATATTTGCTACAGATCCAAATGAGAGGTTGAAGAAGACCTTTGCTTGTTACCTTTCAACCTCAACAGGTCCTGTTGCTGGAACTCTTTATTTGTCAACAGTTCGAGTGGCCTTCTGCAGTGATCGTCCCTTGTCCTTTAGAGCTCCTTCTGGGCAAGAAACTTGGAGCTATTACAAGGTATAAGAACAAACTCCTGTCTGTAGAAATTGCTTTCGGGTCACAAAAGATTCAGGAGTCtactcttttgttttttctttattgGTGGGAGTTTGCTCTGTTTTTTGGTCAATTGGTACGATTTCATTAGTTTGAATACGAGCCAGGTTCAGACTCTATCAAAACCTTTACTGCTTACCCGCAAAATTTTCACTTGTTCTGAATGTTGCTAAGGCAATGTTTGGATTTTGCGTCTGTGTAGTTTGTCTCATGTTTGGCTGGACCTTGAATTTACAAAGTGAGGTTTATTATTGTTCGATTGGTAGAATTAAAAAGAGCCTGTTTTCAACTGTAGAGATGATGATTAACACTATCTTCAagcttttttttcttgattttggtacTGATTTCAGTCAAGTTAGGTATTTTCTGTTTGACCTTATTAGACTCGTTGAGTTTGTGAGACTCCTCATTACATGACTAATTTCTAGTGGTATCAAGTCCAAATGTCATTAATACCGTCCTACAGAATGCAGTAGCTAATGATAGTGATGCAAAGAAGATCAAAAAATAGATATGCGGATGATTTTTCTATGGTTCTTCTGATGATAATGAAATCTACTTACTGTAGTTGCTAAATCTTGTTAAAAGTTGGCGGTTCTCTAACATACAGATCCATTTGACAGGTTATGATACCTTTGGCAAACATTGCGAATGTGAATCCTGTTGTTATGAAACAAAATCCACCAGAAAAATATATTCAGATTGTGACGGTTGATCGACACGAGTTTTGGTTCATGGGATTTGTCAATTTTGAGAAAGCATCGCATCATCTCTTAGACAGCGTTTCTGATGTCGGAGCTCGTCAAAATGCTTCAATACCCATCACAAGCTAGCTAGTGTGTTGTACATTACTTTTGATGCGGCCTTAGCTTATATgcgtgcttttttttttttttggtttgtttgctTTTATTCCTTTCGTTTCGTTTGTTTGATACTATGAGGAGTGTGTCATTGTGTCCTAGTTACAGAGCAGTTTATATAAAGTTGAATGAGTTTTGTTTGGTTAGACTTTGCTAGTTCTATTTTAGGGTGCAATGGGGGCAAATGAGACATGCAAAAAATTCGGATCGGACTGATCAGTTCAACTGATTGAACCACGAATCAGTCTGGTTGAAAGTTAAAGCTAGAATGGACTAAAAACCATTGAGAACTAGTAAATCCATTAAAGCTGGTAAAATCTGGATGAACCGATTAAATTCAATTTTGAGTACTCTTCCTCATTTGACCCAAAAGTGTTTTTAAAATCAAACCAATTCGACCGGTTAAGCCATGAATTGGTCTGGTTGGAAGCTAAAGTTGGAATGGACTAAAAACCATTGAGAACTAGCAAATCCATTAAAACCGGTAAATTGTGGATTAATGGGTTGAATCCAATTTTGAGTATTCTTCCTCACTTGACCCACCGAACTTATTGACATTCATTCATATTAAAAGCAACAAACTAGCAaactttagaaaaaaaaaaaagaaaaaagacagcTGTCACCCATGTTCCTCTTCTCCAAAGTTCCAAACTATCTTCTTTTGTGAGTTTGTCAAAAACTCTCTAATCTCCActtctttctcttccttttaGTCTATTATCTTTTTCGATCCAAAGCTGAAACTCCATAACTTACCTACATAAGAAGTCAGATGGATCCAAGAGTTTAGTTTTCATGTGTAAAGGTCtgtgcaagtttttttttttctatttatttgtcagtttcttcctttcttttgtggttcaaagttttttttttctttttttttttgtctttttgtatttttgggaaTGGTTGCACCATTTTAACAATgattcaaaaaaatttcttcttttggaGTTACATTTAGTCTCTTTTATTGTTCTGTTCAGTTGAGAAAGTGATAATTGGGTAATCATGTTTGATTGTTTTAGTTTGACAAATTTGGGCAGaaattttttctagtttttctacattttatgTGTTGTTTTAGGAATTCTAGTGACATTTTTTTCTCTATTTGACGTATTCATAATTTTTGAATTTCTCTAAAATTCCTTGGAAAATTTCAAATCTTTTggtgtttttgaatttttttactgTTCAAATTTCTAATGtgtttaaattttgtttggattttttgCTAACTCATTCCTTATTTTTCAAATCCCTCGCATTTTCTAGTAGTAAATGATGGGTTAACTTGTTAATAGGTCATGAACAGTCAAGACGCTCTATGGAATGGGTTCAACTTTTTTAAATTGGATCAGACTCAATTGACAAGTGAACTCAATGCATGGCAAATTTACTCGAAGGTAATTTGGGCTGGCCCAACACAAGCTATGGtgggcatatatatatatatatatatatatatatatatatatatatatatatatgaatattaaaacaataaaaaatataaaaaattagtGATCCAATCAGTTGAATTGGTTGAACCAATAACATTGGACCGATCACTCAATCGGGTCAATCCTCAATCCGACTTTTAAAACATTGCATGCAATACATGAAaatcttcttcctttctttttggacAATTAATTAACTTTTCCAATACCAATTTACATATTCCACCGTAGCATCAGTGTAAGGATGCAGAGTCTATGATATGGCCAATAGCCACATAGGATTTCCAGAAATTAACCATCCTTTTATTAGCAATAACCTAAATGTGCCCTCAAATTTGTAGATCCTCCACTGTGGTTGTAATACTGGTGAATTCA
The DNA window shown above is from Coffea arabica cultivar ET-39 chromosome 5e, Coffea Arabica ET-39 HiFi, whole genome shotgun sequence and carries:
- the LOC113743305 gene encoding GEM-like protein 5, whose protein sequence is MADSSGNNHPPPQPTPAPTAAPTATPPTDEDQAKWGTRMMGQPAAPTTHPDNQRAASWVNQHHPYVVHSPVDKPSENPGESVIHMFNSWSHRAETVAKNIWHNLKTGPSVSGTAWGKLNLTAKALTEGGFESHYKQIFATDPNERLKKTFACYLSTSTGPVAGTLYLSTVRVAFCSDRPLSFRAPSGQETWSYYKVMIPLANIANVNPVVMKQNPPEKYIQIVTVDRHEFWFMGFVNFEKASHHLLDSVSDVGARQNASIPITS